Genomic window (Sulfurimonas sp.):
TGAAAGACGCGGTCATTTTGATGCAGGTGAATTTGTAGAGCAATTTGGTGATGAAGGTGCTAAAAGAGGATTTTGTTTATATAAAGTAGGCTGTAAAGGTCCTTATACTTTTAACAACTGTTCTAAGCAAAAATTCAATGAAGGTACATCTTGGCCAGTTCAAGCTGGACACGGCTGTATGGGCTGTAGTGAGCCAGATTTCTGGGATACTATGGGTGATTTACGAGAACCACTTGCGAACAGACTTTATCAAACAGCATTTGGTGGACTTGGTTCTGACGCAACAGCAGATAAAATTGGTTTAGGTTTACTTACAGTTACAGCTATTGGAATTGCAGCACACGCAGCAATATCAGCAGTTAAACCACCAAAAGAATAATTAAGGAGCATAGATATGTCAAAAAGAGTAATAGTAGATCCAATAACAAGAATAGAAGGACATCTAAGAGCTGAAGTTATCGTTGGTGATGATGGTATTGTAAAAGATGCTTTTGTTTCTTCAACTTTATGGAGAGGTTTAGAGGTTATAGCAAAAGGAAGAGATCCAAGAAATGTACCACTAATGATGCAAAGAATTTGTGGTGTATGTACTTATTCTCATTATTTAAAAAGTACAATGGCTATTGAAGATGCATTAGGAATTACAATTCCTTTAAATGCTGAACTAGTAAGAACACTTATGAATGCTGCATTATTTATGCATGATCATGTTGTTCACTTTTATCATCTTCATGGTGTTGACTGGGTTGATATCGTTTCAGCACTTAGTGCAGACCCTGCAAAAGCTAGTAAATTGGCGTTTAAATATTCAAAAAGCCCAATAGCTACTGGTGAAAATGATCTTATAAGAGTTCAAGAAAAAATAGGAAAATTTGCTAAGAATCCTCAAGGACTTGGGCCATTTGCAAACGCATATTGGGGACATGGAACTTACAAGTTCACTCCAGAACAAAATCTAATAGCACTTTCACATTATTTACACGCTTTAGAAATTCAAAGAGTAGCTGCGCAATTATTAGCTATTTTTGGTGGTAAAAATCCACATCCACAAAGTTTAGCGGTTGGTGGAGTTACCTGTGTTATGGATATATTAAACCCAGCTAAAATGGGTGAATATATGGTTAAATTTCAAAAAATTGCTGATTTTATTAATAATGCTTACTACCCAGATATCGTTATGGCTGGAGAGATGTTTAAAACTGAAGGTTCAGTTGTTAAGCAAATAGGTGTTCTTAACTTTATGGCATACGAAGATTTTGTTATTGGTAGAGGTGAAAAACTATTCAATACAGGAATCGTTATGAATGGAGATTTAACTAAAGTATTTGAATTAAATGAAGATTTAATTACTGAAGAAGCAACTCACTCATGGTACAAAAATGATAAACCACTTCATCCTTATGATGGTGAAACAGATCCAAACTATACAGGTTTTGTAGATGGAGAAACTGTTGGACCAGATGGTAAGATGATTAAGTCTAAACAGATTAATGAAAAAGATAAATATAGTTGGATTAAATCACCTAGATATGATGGTAAACCGATGGAAGTTGGTCCACTAGCATGTTTAGTTGTTGGTTATGCAAGTGGTAATAAAAAGATTCAAAAACTTGTTAACGACTTCTTAAAAGTAACAGGTCTTCCTGTTGGAGCACTGTTTACTACGCTAGGTAGAACAGCCGCAAGAATGTTACAAGCAAAATTAGTTGCAGATAATGCACTTGTAGCTTTTAACAATCTAATTGAGAACTTAAAAGTTGATCAAGAAACTTGTGCTACCTATACTATTGATAAAAACAAAGAGTATAAAGGTAGAGGTATGGGTGATGTTCCTCGTGGAATGTTAAGTCACTGGATAAGAATTAAAAATGGTGTTGTAGAAAATTATCAAGCTGTTGTTCCATCTACTTGGAATGCAGGTCCTATGGATTCAAAAGGTGTTAAAGGACCTTATGAAGCTGATTTAGTTGGATTAAAAATTGAAAATTTATCTCAACCATTAGAGATTATTAGAATTATTCATTCTTATGACCCTTGTATTGCTTGTGCTGTTCATGTTATGGATACAAAAGGTAACGAGCTGAGTGTCTATAAATTAGATCCTCTTTATGGCGGATGTAGCGTATAAAAGGAGAAATGATGAATAATGAAGCTCATGGAAATATTGAAATGGTACGCGAAGAAGAATTCGGGTCACCATATAGATGGCAACATTGGATAAGAGCATTATCTATTGTTGCTCTAACGCTAACAGGATTTTATATTGCTGATCCATTTTTAACACCAGCAGTAAATGCTGAACCAACAAATTTCATGCAAGCTCTTATTAGATCTTGGCATGTGATTTTTGGATTTGTTCTAATATCAGCAGTAATATTTAAAAGTTATCTGTTTTTATTTACAAAAAAATGTAGTATAGAAAGATCATCTTTGATGGATGTTCTAAATCCTCTAGTATGGGGTAAGCAAATTGGGTACTATTTACTAGTATCTAAGCATCCAAAACTAAAAGGGGTATATAATCCTATTCAGTTTATGGCGTATGTTACTTTATATATAATGTTATTTGCTCTTATTATTACAGGGTTGATACTTTATGTTCATGTATACCATCAAGGTCTTGGTGGAGCGTTATATGATACTATGAAAAGTATTGAAGTTATGATTGGTGGACTTGCAACAGTTCGTACTATTCACCATATTCTAACTTGGGGTATTATGTTATTTGTTTTAGGTCATGTTTATATGGCTGTTTATAATGCTGTCTTTGGTAAAGAGGGTGGAATGGACGCAATATTTAGTGGCTTGAAATGGCGTAAAAAAGATTAAATTAAAGCAAGGTTTTCCTTGCTTTTTTTTCAAAAGAAATATTAAAGTTTCTAATCAATCATTTTTTGCTAGAATGATTGATTAGAAACTTTTTTTTTAGTAATATTGGAGTAATGTGAAAATATTAATTTTAGGTATCGGTAATGTATTGTTTGGTGATGAAGGTATTGGCGTTCATTTAACAAATTTTTTAGATGAAAAATATAGTTTTGCATCTGAAGAACATAGTGTTAGTTTAGTTGATGGTGGTACACTTGCTCAAATTTTAATACCAATCATTACAGATTACGACAGAGTTGTTCTTATAGACTGTGTAAATGTAAAAGATGGAAATATAGGTGATGTTTATAGTTTTGATTTTAGTGCAGTTCCTGATTATATAACTTGGCAAGGTAGTGCACATGAAGTAGAGATGCTACAAACTTTACAGATGATTGATATGCTAGGCGACCTTCCTCCTGTAAAAATTGTTGGAGTGATTCCCTATGTTATTGGAGAAGATACAACATTTACAATTACAAAAGAAGTTTTAAACGCTTGTTTAACGATGGAAGACTCAATCATTAAATATATGGAAGAGTTAGGCATGGAAGTAAGTATAAAAAATAAAGATGTTGATCTTCAAGAAGTTGCAAAAACATCTTATTTGAGAGGTACAGAGTGTTATTAGAGTTTGTATTTGAATATTCATCATCATCTTTAGTTTATGAAAAAGTTCTTTTAAGAGTTTTAAAAAACTCAAACTTAGAGGGCAAACTTGTTAAAATAGATAAAACGATAAAACTTTATGTAAGTTCTGAGAATTCAGTTGAATTAGAAGAGTTTGCAAATAAGCTTTCTTTAGAACTTCCTCATTCAATATTTTTAAATAATACAGAAGTAAATGTTGTTGATACTCTTCCCGAAGAAGAGTTTGTTTTAGAAGAAAAATCAAAACCTGCTTTATCCTTTTGTCCAAGTTGTCTGAAAAAAGTTTTAGATGAGTCAAGTGCTGACTTTTATAACTCATTTTGTGAATGTGAAGTGTGTGGTTATGATGTAAATCTAGATGCTAAGAATCATCAAACAGACTTTCAAAGAATTGCTAAGTCTATTAGTGATGGAAATATTGTAAAAGTAAATACTTTTTATGGTGAATATTTTTTAGGTAAATTAAGTCAAAAGTGTAATGACATTTCTTTTGATATTTTAAGTTACGACCTTTCCTCAATACAAAACTATACAAGTGCAACAGAAAATGAGATAATTGCTCTAGGTGCGATTGAAAAACCACTTATAGAGTTAAAAACAAACCTAAAGTTTAAAGTTGATTTTGAGGGAGTTGAGAAAGAACTAGTAAGATTTAAATTAGCAGATGATTTAATCCTTCACTTTATCTCTTTAGAATTGCAAAAAAATGGAATTAATTTTGTTTTTATGACTCAAGATAAAATTGATTACCAAGATGAGTTACTTTTAATTGAGCCAAAAATTAATCTAAAACCGATTGAGTGTGTAGTTGGAGAAAAAAATATTATTATTTTAAGTGGAAATAAAGGACTACCAAAATTTAATCTTTCTTCAGAGAAAGTAGTACCTTTTGTTGGTGCTTTTAACTCTGTAATAAAAGAACATAAACTCTTTGATAAAACAGTTGTTGGGCTTAACTTGAGTAAAGATTATCATAACAATATCTTAGCTTTTTCTAAAAAATTTGGAATGATTGAATATCTTTCTTTTAAGTTTGAGTTTAGTTCAATCGCTCAAATATTTGAGGCGATAGATGCAAGTGATGAAAAAGCTTCAAAACTTCTAAGTTCATATAAAGAAAAATACCCAGAGCATTGTGAAAAAATATCTAAAATTACTTTTGATGATAAAGATTTAAATGTTTATAAATTATGGGGAATAATCGCAATTATCTTAGATATGAGTGATGATGAAGATTTATATGAAAGTGCAAATACTTTAGAAAAAAATGCAAAATTATTTTTAGGTTCAAAAGGTCCTAGAATTGATTATAAACTAAGTACTATAAAGGGAAAAGTTTTTCTTGACCCACTTATGGTTATAAGAACAGCTATGACTTTTAGACTAGCAGGAATAGACCCACTTAGTCTTTGTTATGGAGTAATAGAGAGTTTTGTAGAGTTTGTTTCAGGACAATTAGATGATATAAAAGAAAGTCTAAGTACAGATGTTGTAGTAGTTACGGGTTCACTTCTTGGAAACAATCATCTCTTTAGTAAATTAGATAAAGAAGTGTCTATAAATCATGAGCTTTATTTTAACAAAGAAATCTCGGTAGATGGTGATAATATCTTATATGGTGGAAATGAATTAGTTGCAGATTAAAAGAGTAAAGTTTGAAATATTTGGGCAAGTCCAAGGTGTTGGATTTCGTCCGTTTATATATAAGTTAGTTACACAACTCTCTCTTAAGGGTTTCGTAAAAAATAATCAAAATGGTGTAGAGTTAGAAGTAGAAGGCTTAGATGCAAACATATCTAAATTTGAAACACTTTTACACTCCGAGCTCCCTCCTTTAGCTAGAATAGATAAACTTCAAAAAACAGAAAAAAAACAGAAAAATTATACAACCTTTGAGATTATTCAAAGTACAAATACTCTAGATGCTACTTCTAAAACTGCTCTAATTTCTCCAGATATTGCTACATGTTCAGAGTGTCTAAACGATATAAAAAATACCAAAAAATACTTAAATTATTTTGCAACAAACTGTACAAATTGTGGACCCAGATACTCCATAATAAAAACTGTTCCTTATGATAGAGTAAACACTTCTATGAAAAGATTTACAATGTGTAACTCTTGTAAAGATGAATATAAAAATCCACTCAATCGCAGATACCACGCACAGCCAATATCTTGTAATAGTTGCGGACCAACTTTAAATGAGAGTATCAAAAAAACAGCAGATAATATTAAAAGTGGAAAAATAGTTGCCATAAAAGGAATAGGCGGTTTTCATATAATTTGTGATGCTAATAATAGTGAAGTTATAAAAAAGTTAAGAGAGTTTAAGCATAGACCTTCTAAACCTTTTGCCATAATGTGTAAAGATGAAGAGCAAGTTAAAGAAATAGCATCTATGAGTGAAAAAGAGAGTGAACTTTTAACTTCAAAAGAAGCACCAATCGTTATTTTAAAAAAGAATATAAAAAATAGTGGCAAATATTCAAAGTATATCGCTCCAAATATAGATAGAATAGCTTGTTTCTTACCTTATACTTCACTTCATCATTTACTCTTTGAGCATCTAGAAAACCCAATAGTTGCAACAAGTGCAAATTTGGCAAATGAGCCAATAATCATAGATGCCAATATGATAAAAGAAAAATTGTCTTTTGTTGAGTTTATATTGGATTTTGATAGAGAGATAATAAATGGTGTTGATGACTCTTTACTTCAAGTGGTAGATGCGAAAGTGCAGATGCTAAGACTATCTCGTGGTTTTGGACCAAAGGTTATTAAACTGCCATTTAAGAGTAAAAAGAAAATCTTAGCAGTTGGTGCAAACGCCAAAAATGCGATAGCTTTTGTAATTGATGATAATATTATTTTATCTCCTCACATCGGAGATTTAGGTTCTTTAAAAGCTTTTGAATTTTTCCAAGCAACGATAGAAACTTTTAAAAGATTTTATGATTTTGAGCCAGACATCATAGTCTATGATAAACATCCAAACTATGAAACTACTTCTTGGGCGAAACAACAAGATAAAGAGTTAAAAGAAGTTCAACATCATTTAGCACATATCTATGCAACAAAAGCTGAGTTTGCTCTTGATGGAAATTATCTAGGATTTAGTTTTGATGGAACTGGTTATGGGGATGATGGTTTACTTTGGGGTGGAGAGATTTTTTTAGGTGATAAAAGAAAATACACTTTTAAATCCATCAAACTTCTTGGTGGAGAAAAGGCTATAAAAGAACCTCGTAGAGTCGCTTTGAGTATGCTTTTTGATAGATATACTTTAGATAAAGTGTTGAGTTTAAACTTAGAACTTGTAAAATCATTTAAAAAGAGTGAAGTAAAAATTCTTCATCAAAGTTACAGTAAAAATCTAAATGCTCCTAAAAGTAGTTCAGTTGGTAGAATGTTTGATGCTATCGCTTCTTTTTCTAACCTACTTCATTTTCAAACTTATGAAGGTGAAGCAGGGCTAATATGTGAGCAAAATTATAAACCTGAGATAACAAAGGTATTTGAGTATAAAGTCATAGATGGAGTTATAGAGATAGAGTTTGATGTTTTTGATAAAGAAATAGTGAGCATCTATATAAATACCTTATGTAAAATTGTCTTAGATATCTCAAAACAAGAGAAAAAAGATGTCATCTTAAGTGGTGGTGTTTTTCAAAATAAAACACTTTTAGAGCTAATAATAAAAGACCTGAAAAAAGAAAATATAAAATACTACTATCAACAAGAAACTTCTATAAATGATGGTGGAATAGCTTTGGGACAAGCTTATTATCAAGTTATGCAATAATAAAGAACTAAACCAGTTACACCTCAGTAAAGGTGGAACTAGAAAACTATATCAAGTGATTTCTTTTTCTACATTAAGTCTACTTTCGTTATAGTGTTTGTTGAATAAATAGTTGTTTTGTCACTTCGCATGAAAACAACAAAATGTCGGAGAAGATAGATGTGTCCCTCGACCCTTGGCGGTATATTCAAAAATAAATAAATTAGGATTTTCAATGGGTACAGGTATTAGTTTATTAAAGAAAGTAGCTAGAACTATTGATAATGCAAACAAAAAAATATTAAAAGAAGAAAAAGCTCAAGAACGAGAAATAGTTAGACAAGAAAAAGCTAAAATTGCTAATGATAGACGAGAGCATAAAGAAAATATGCGTGAAATAAATGCAGAACTCGCTGAGAGTAGAAAAGCAAGTAAGATAGCAGAGCAAGAATATAAAAAAGCGAATAAAGAACACAGAAAAAAAATGCAAGAATTTAAAGAAAGAGAAAAAGAATGGAAAGAAGAACAAAAAATTAAACAAGAACATATAAAACATATTTTAGAAAATGATAAAACATTATTTGAAAATAGAACTTTACAAAGAAAAAATATACGAATAGAAATAATGAGAAAAATTTTACAATAGGAATGGAAGATGGAAATTAATATTATTACAGGTATTTTATTTGTTATTAGTATTATATCGACAATTATAGCTATGTATGCGATAATCCAATACAAAAATAAAAATACAGATGGGTTGTCACTTGAAGAACAAATTACAAAATATAATGAAGTGTTAACGCGTAACAAAACAGATAATTTATTACTCGAAGAGCAGATTATAAAATATAATAAAGATTTATTAAAATTAAAAGATGAATATAAAAACTTACAAAAAAAAAATCAATTAGATAAAATAGAACAAGAAAAAATTCTTTCACAGTATCATAAAGATTTAGAAGAAAAAAAATTAGAATTACAAAGTCTTATTAAATTAGAGAAGGAAAGTGAAACATTAAATGAATCAGTTATCATCTTAAAAAATGAACTAGAAAAATGTGAACATAATATTTTAGAAATTAATAACAAAAAAAACGAACTTACGAATGAAATAAATGATATTAAAAAAGACATTCAATTATATTCACAAGTACATAATTTAATTGCTGTTGGATTTTTTGAAGAACCTATATATCTTTTTGAAACAAGCCAACGATTTAAAGAAGAAATACTTCTAATTCGTCAAGAGCAAAAAGAACTTATTAAAATAGGACAAGCTATTACTATACCTGAAGAAATTGCTTTTTTAGATGAGTCAGGAGATGCTAAAAAAGCAATTAAAGGGCAGTCAAAGATTATGCTTAAAGCTTTTAATATAGAAACTGATTTATTAATTAATTTATTAAAGCCTAGTAACTTTGCAAATACATTAGAAAAGATAGAAAAGCTAGCTAATGAAATAGAAAAGTCAGCATTATCTTTATCTTGTGCTTTTACAGAAGAATATGTAAAATTAAAATATAATGAATGTACATTACAATATCAATTTAAATTAAAACAAGCATATGAAAAAGAGGAACAAAAAGCTATAAAAGAACAAATACGAGAAGAAAATCAAGCTATAAGAGAATATGAAATTGCATTAGCAAAAGCTGAAAAAGAAGAAAAAATGTATAGACTTGCTTTGGAGCAAGCAAGAAAAGAACTAGATGTTGTTGATGATGTAACCAAAAATGAACTTATTGCAAAAATATCATTTTTAGAATTAAATTTAGAAGAAGCACTAGCTAATGAAGAACGAGCGAAAAGTATGGCACAACAAACAAAACGAGGACATGTTTATGTGATATCAAACATTGGTTCGTTCGGTAAAAATATTTATAAAATTGGTATGACTAGACGACTTGAACCATTAGATAGGGTTAAAGAATTGGGTGATGCATCTGTACCTTTTATATTTGATGTACATGCCATGATTTTTAGTGATGATGCCCCTAGATTAGAACGAGAATTACATGAAAAATTTACACATAAAAGATTAAATGCAGTTAATCATAGGAAAGAATTTTTCAATGTAAGCTTAAGTGAGATAAAAGAAGAAGTCGATAATATTATTGATATAAAAATTGATTTCAAAATGACAGCATTAGCTGAGGATTATTATGAGAGTATAAAATTAAAAGATGTACTGAAAGTTTAAAGACTTACAAACATAACAAAATGAAGGAGCAAATATTTGGGGACTGGTTAAATATTGACTCCTTCATTTTATAGTATTTAGTTGCTTAATGTATTATACGAAGGAATCATATGTCATACACACCAAAAATACCAAAAGATGCAGTAATAGCAAGTGAAAATAGCTTTCTTTTTTTTTCCTCTATGTCATTTATTTTATATTTACTTTTAATTCTTAGTTTTTATTACTCAAAATTAGATGACTTTTGGATTGGAAACCGTATTTGGGCTTCTGGCAGTGCAATAGTATTTTTGTCAGTAGTTCAAATTCGATTTTTTAATATCAAGTCTAATGCTAGTCCAGATAATAGAAATTTCAATTTAACAGACTTTAGAGGTTGGATATTAAATTTGGAAAAAATATATAGCTATATATGGATAATCGGTTTTATATTAATTGGTATCTCACGCTGGAATCAATGGTAAAGTTTAGTATTAAGAAAAGATAAAATACTACTATCAACAAGAAACTTCTATAAATGATGGTGGAATAGCTTTAGGACAAGCTTATTATCAAGTTATGAATAATAAAGAAGCCTTCTAGTTCCATCTTTCCGAAGATGGAATGCCTATAAAATTAAAGAACTAAACCAGTTACACATTAGGAGAGACTGTGAAATAACAACAGTTTATTTTACGGTCTCCAATGGGATGATTTTTTATCTTAAAATTATAGCTTTTCTACTTTTAAATTTAAGCATAAAGTAAATTCTAAAAAAACAAACTACATATAATAAAGAGTTAGCTATATATTGAGCTATTTCTTCTTTTATGGAACTTATATCTCTATCTTTTAAAGCTATCATCAGTTTTTGAAATAGATTTATACCTATCAAATTTAAAAGTCTTTTAAAGTTATAGCTAAACATGATAAGTGCATTTTCACCTGATACTTTTTCTTTGCCACGAACAAGATAATGATCCCAACCTAAAGTTCTTTTAATTGTTCCAAATGGATGTTCAACTATTGAACCTCTTTTTTTGACTATTACTTTAGATTCTTCAGTTTGCATCTTTTTATTATGTGCTTCTGTTATATACTCATGTTCCCATCTATATATTTGTTTATATGGTGCTTTTGTAGGTATACATTTATCTTTGAGAGGACAAGCTTTACATATTGCACTTGTACCTGTATAAATGAAATTAACTTTATCATTCTTTATTTGTGGTGCAATTCTTTTTTTTAGTTGATAATTATTAGGACATATATAGCAATCATTGTTATCATTGTAAATAAATTCATCTCTTGTAAATTTACCTTTGTCTTTTTGAACTTGTCTCATATTTGCTAAAGGAACAATAGCATTAATATTATCTTCACTACATTTTTTAAATTCTTTAGCACTATAATATCCTGTATCAGCTACTATCTTTAGTTTATCTACTCCTAAATTTTCTTTAGTCTCTTTTGCCATCTTATGCAGTTGTGCTCTATCGCTACCTACTGTTGAAATATCAGTAGCTACTATGAATTTAAATGAATCATCTACAACTATCTGTGAATTATATGCCATAAGGTTATGTGCAGGTTTTTTCATAAGAGAAGCATCTGAATCTGTTTTATTATATTGAGTTTTACCCATCTCTTCTAAAAGTTTTAAGTTTTTAGATAACTCTTCTTGTTGATATTTTAGTTTTCTTAAATCTTTTGGTAGTTTATTAATGATACTTGATGGTTGTTTCTCTTTATCTGCATACTCTAGTGATTTGAGATACTCTTCTATTTCAGTTTCAATTTTAGTTAAATCTTTATCCAGTGTCTTTTTCAATATTAGTTGATTTTTAGAGGCATTCGCTCTTAAAAATGCTCCATCAACAGCTTTTAATCCATCCCCTATTAAATCTATATTTTTACATAAAACTACAAACTCTTTAAATACTTGTTTTAGTGCTTTTGGATTCCTTGCTCTAAACTCTGATATAGTTCTATATGTTGGTTTTAAGTCTTGTGCTAGCCATATTAGTTCTAGGTTTCTTTTACACTCTTTTTCTAATGCTCTTGAACTTCTTATCTTATTTAGATAACCATAAATATATATTTTTAACAGTAGTTTAGGACTATAAGCTTTTTGTCCATCTGCTCTATCACTTTTTCTTGTATTTGAAAACTGCAGTTTAGTTAAGTCTAATAATTCTACATAAGAATCTATTGCTCTTACATTGTTATCTTCATCTACATAATCATCAATACTTGGTGGAAATAATAATTGCTGATTTCTATTTAAACCTTGTTTATATAGTTCACTCATTAGTTGCCTTAAAAGCCTAAATACAGGGCTTTGTTTGGTGTTATTATACTGAAAAATTGATTTTAAATTGCTTGATTGGATGTGTTTATATGAATGAGACTGGAAATAGTAGTTATTTCACAGTCTCAGGAGCGGTGGAACAAGAAAATAAGCAAGGACAACATGAAAAATCCAAATAGAAAAACAGTTTCAAAACTAGAAGTCTTACCAAATCTTGGAAAAGCTAAAAGTAGGTTTTTACTGGGTTAGTAATTGTCTAGTTTATAGGGACATTCCACTATGATTATATCTTTCACTATATAGTTACTTACAGTATTTAAAATATCCTTTTGCAAAACGAGAATGAGAAGGGTTCTCTTTTAACTTAGTGGAAAACTTTTTGCACTTCATAGAATCAGGTGTTTTTTTAATATCTTTAAATTTTTCAGCTAGTTTCCCTATTATCTTATCAAATTCTTCTTTTTCAGCTGCTATTTCAGCATTTCTTGCAGCTTCTATTTTAGCATTGTTCTCAGCAGCCTTTCTTTTTGCTATGTTCTTAATCATATCGTCAGTATAGTTATGGTCTTTCTTAAGAACCTTCGCGATGCTATAATTATTTGATAAGAAGCAATCTGAGTCGTTAAGAACTTTCCTAGCTGAAGATAAAGCATTCATATTTAAAAATTTCTGAACGTAAGATAAAGATAGTTTAGACCTCTCGATATTAGATAAATAGTGAATTTCTAGGTTT
Coding sequences:
- a CDS encoding nickel-dependent hydrogenase large subunit gives rise to the protein MSKRVIVDPITRIEGHLRAEVIVGDDGIVKDAFVSSTLWRGLEVIAKGRDPRNVPLMMQRICGVCTYSHYLKSTMAIEDALGITIPLNAELVRTLMNAALFMHDHVVHFYHLHGVDWVDIVSALSADPAKASKLAFKYSKSPIATGENDLIRVQEKIGKFAKNPQGLGPFANAYWGHGTYKFTPEQNLIALSHYLHALEIQRVAAQLLAIFGGKNPHPQSLAVGGVTCVMDILNPAKMGEYMVKFQKIADFINNAYYPDIVMAGEMFKTEGSVVKQIGVLNFMAYEDFVIGRGEKLFNTGIVMNGDLTKVFELNEDLITEEATHSWYKNDKPLHPYDGETDPNYTGFVDGETVGPDGKMIKSKQINEKDKYSWIKSPRYDGKPMEVGPLACLVVGYASGNKKIQKLVNDFLKVTGLPVGALFTTLGRTAARMLQAKLVADNALVAFNNLIENLKVDQETCATYTIDKNKEYKGRGMGDVPRGMLSHWIRIKNGVVENYQAVVPSTWNAGPMDSKGVKGPYEADLVGLKIENLSQPLEIIRIIHSYDPCIACAVHVMDTKGNELSVYKLDPLYGGCSV
- the cybH gene encoding Ni/Fe-hydrogenase, b-type cytochrome subunit encodes the protein MNNEAHGNIEMVREEEFGSPYRWQHWIRALSIVALTLTGFYIADPFLTPAVNAEPTNFMQALIRSWHVIFGFVLISAVIFKSYLFLFTKKCSIERSSLMDVLNPLVWGKQIGYYLLVSKHPKLKGVYNPIQFMAYVTLYIMLFALIITGLILYVHVYHQGLGGALYDTMKSIEVMIGGLATVRTIHHILTWGIMLFVLGHVYMAVYNAVFGKEGGMDAIFSGLKWRKKD
- a CDS encoding HyaD/HybD family hydrogenase maturation endopeptidase — protein: MKILILGIGNVLFGDEGIGVHLTNFLDEKYSFASEEHSVSLVDGGTLAQILIPIITDYDRVVLIDCVNVKDGNIGDVYSFDFSAVPDYITWQGSAHEVEMLQTLQMIDMLGDLPPVKIVGVIPYVIGEDTTFTITKEVLNACLTMEDSIIKYMEELGMEVSIKNKDVDLQEVAKTSYLRGTECY
- a CDS encoding hydrogenase; protein product: MLLEFVFEYSSSSLVYEKVLLRVLKNSNLEGKLVKIDKTIKLYVSSENSVELEEFANKLSLELPHSIFLNNTEVNVVDTLPEEEFVLEEKSKPALSFCPSCLKKVLDESSADFYNSFCECEVCGYDVNLDAKNHQTDFQRIAKSISDGNIVKVNTFYGEYFLGKLSQKCNDISFDILSYDLSSIQNYTSATENEIIALGAIEKPLIELKTNLKFKVDFEGVEKELVRFKLADDLILHFISLELQKNGINFVFMTQDKIDYQDELLLIEPKINLKPIECVVGEKNIIILSGNKGLPKFNLSSEKVVPFVGAFNSVIKEHKLFDKTVVGLNLSKDYHNNILAFSKKFGMIEYLSFKFEFSSIAQIFEAIDASDEKASKLLSSYKEKYPEHCEKISKITFDDKDLNVYKLWGIIAIILDMSDDEDLYESANTLEKNAKLFLGSKGPRIDYKLSTIKGKVFLDPLMVIRTAMTFRLAGIDPLSLCYGVIESFVEFVSGQLDDIKESLSTDVVVVTGSLLGNNHLFSKLDKEVSINHELYFNKEISVDGDNILYGGNELVAD
- the hypF gene encoding carbamoyltransferase HypF, producing the protein MQIKRVKFEIFGQVQGVGFRPFIYKLVTQLSLKGFVKNNQNGVELEVEGLDANISKFETLLHSELPPLARIDKLQKTEKKQKNYTTFEIIQSTNTLDATSKTALISPDIATCSECLNDIKNTKKYLNYFATNCTNCGPRYSIIKTVPYDRVNTSMKRFTMCNSCKDEYKNPLNRRYHAQPISCNSCGPTLNESIKKTADNIKSGKIVAIKGIGGFHIICDANNSEVIKKLREFKHRPSKPFAIMCKDEEQVKEIASMSEKESELLTSKEAPIVILKKNIKNSGKYSKYIAPNIDRIACFLPYTSLHHLLFEHLENPIVATSANLANEPIIIDANMIKEKLSFVEFILDFDREIINGVDDSLLQVVDAKVQMLRLSRGFGPKVIKLPFKSKKKILAVGANAKNAIAFVIDDNIILSPHIGDLGSLKAFEFFQATIETFKRFYDFEPDIIVYDKHPNYETTSWAKQQDKELKEVQHHLAHIYATKAEFALDGNYLGFSFDGTGYGDDGLLWGGEIFLGDKRKYTFKSIKLLGGEKAIKEPRRVALSMLFDRYTLDKVLSLNLELVKSFKKSEVKILHQSYSKNLNAPKSSSVGRMFDAIASFSNLLHFQTYEGEAGLICEQNYKPEITKVFEYKVIDGVIEIEFDVFDKEIVSIYINTLCKIVLDISKQEKKDVILSGGVFQNKTLLELIIKDLKKENIKYYYQQETSINDGGIALGQAYYQVMQ
- a CDS encoding DUF4041 domain-containing protein; translated protein: MEINIITGILFVISIISTIIAMYAIIQYKNKNTDGLSLEEQITKYNEVLTRNKTDNLLLEEQIIKYNKDLLKLKDEYKNLQKKNQLDKIEQEKILSQYHKDLEEKKLELQSLIKLEKESETLNESVIILKNELEKCEHNILEINNKKNELTNEINDIKKDIQLYSQVHNLIAVGFFEEPIYLFETSQRFKEEILLIRQEQKELIKIGQAITIPEEIAFLDESGDAKKAIKGQSKIMLKAFNIETDLLINLLKPSNFANTLEKIEKLANEIEKSALSLSCAFTEEYVKLKYNECTLQYQFKLKQAYEKEEQKAIKEQIREENQAIREYEIALAKAEKEEKMYRLALEQARKELDVVDDVTKNELIAKISFLELNLEEALANEERAKSMAQQTKRGHVYVISNIGSFGKNIYKIGMTRRLEPLDRVKELGDASVPFIFDVHAMIFSDDAPRLERELHEKFTHKRLNAVNHRKEFFNVSLSEIKEEVDNIIDIKIDFKMTALAEDYYESIKLKDVLKV